GACAACATGTCACTAATAGATCATCAAAGAATCGGAGAAGAACAATATGTGAAGTTGAACGAAAAACAAAAGAATATTGTAGACACCATAATGAATTCGACAATTACAGGAGATGATGGTATCAATATTCATAAttctaattgtttttatatcgATGGACCCGGTGGCTCAggaaaaacatttatttacacaACATTATTTCACTTACTTGTAAGTAAACAACGAAATGTATGCACGATGGCCTTTACAGGAATTGCAGCAACTCTCCTTCCGCACGGCAGAACAGTTCACAAAGTATTTGGTATGCCTGTTCCTCTTTATGAAGATTCAACTTctaatatcaaaataattctaacgaatatcattacttaaaaaatatcgataTTATAATCTGGGACGAAGCTCCGATGGCACCGAGATATGCGTTGGAATTGGTGAATCGTACATTGTGCGACATTTGCAACGATAATCGTCCATTCGGAGGTAAAATTATAGTTCTCGGTGGAGATTTCAGACAATTACttccaattaaattaaacgccACTCGCACTGAAACTATAAActtatcgataaaatttagtaaattgtggaaacattttaaaatatcttctCTTACACAAAACATGCGAACGTTACCGGAAGAAGTCGAATTTGCTGAATTTGTATTGTCTATTGGAAACGGGAGCATTAATAATGAAGATGATTACGTAACTCTTCCGCAAAAATGTGTTGCCTCGAAAGATGCCGATATCGTTGCAGATGTTTACGCTGACGCAATAAGTAATAGACAGTATGATAATTTTACTATGCTGGCTATTCTTTCTCCTCGTAATATAGATgtagatttaataaatgatagaGTCGTAAATTTATTGGACGCAGAATCAGAAAAGATTTACAACAGTGTTGATAGCACGGAAAATTGTGACAACGGCGTTATCAATGAATCAATTTTAgtagaatatttaaattctataAACCCTCCTAATTTTCCGCCTcataacttgaaattaagatTATACAGTGTCATTATGCTTGTAAGGAATTTGAGCATAAACGAAGGTTTATGTAATGGTACTAGATTAATGGTTATTGAACTAGGAACaactttattaaaatgtaaaattcttacaGGCGATAAAGTTGGagatattgtttttataaatcgaATAACCCTCTACTATGACCATGCGGGTGCGTTTACATTCAAACGAAGACAATTCCCTGTAAAATTagcatttgcaatgactataAATAAAGCTCAAGGTCAAACGTTCAACAAAATAGGGATAGACCTACAAAAAGACGTCTTCAACCATGGACAATTGTACGTTGCTATGTCTAGAGTAAAATCTTGGGattcattgaaaatttacttgaacaaTGATAGGTCTAATgatttggtaaaaaattatgtatttacAGAACTTTATTCAtaggaaatttttatgaaatgtatattttatccTACACTTCGATTTACTTTAATCCTGGAACTAAGAATTGTTAATGTGACATAACATTttcattatgaaatttgcattattaatttatgaaaacattTGCAGTAATCGTACGTGGAAAAAAACGTTTGATATCTAACGAATTCAACACATTTTAGCCATGTTAAACCCGGAAAACGAGTAATGCCATGATTGTGACCACAATTAACAACACTTTCTtatctgaaaaatttactGATGTTTCATTTGTTTTCGAGTATTAAGTAAAATTCATCACGTTCAATGCACGtactatcattattattaattttaagaacttAAATGTCTCTTATATTAGAATTAGAAACATTAAAGTTTTATGCATAATACTGTTGACAGAAACACATGCAATTAAAGGTAAACGTTAATCAACAACTGAATTACAAAGTAcacatcaataaattttatttttaataattttcatttcacAATTTAGGAAAACATTAGCAGTAATTGTACAGGGAAAAAACGCTTGATATCTAACGAATTCAACACATTTTAGCCATGTTAAACCCGGAAAACGAGTAATGCCATGATTGTGACCACAATTAACAACACTTTCTtatctgaaaaatttactGATGTTACATTTGTTTTCGagtattaagaaaaattcatcTCGTTAAATGCCcgtattatcattatttattattattatagtcataattattattataattaacatcAAATCCTGCCTTATCGTTCATACATGAAAGTTATATGAACTAACAAATCTCGTTTTCCACAAATCGAATAATGGAATAATCTTATCAAATTAATGTATCGTCATCAGTCCTCGACAATTCTACGAAATTTACATGAAATCTGACGTTTAAAGTGGGTCAAAATCAACTTCAAAGAAGTCGGTTGCAAATATAAAAACATACAAACATACGGGCGAAACTAATAAAAGCGTGTAAAATTGTGGAattcatttcaaaaaaatatgaaaattgacgtttaaaactaatttaaagGGCGCGCCTTGGCGCGCCAATGAACATTtctagttaattattaaaaaacggTGTGATGaattgatttgaaattttggttgtgaattattaagatatttatctttcaaataaaaatttcataactttCTTGAAATATGCCTTGCAGGACCCAACTACCTTAATCATTTTTCGTTTTCCGTGAAGTGATATATTTGGATCAAAAAAACCCAAAGCAGTTTTTTTACCAGTTAATTACCACAAATGGTTTTTGAATTTGTGCAATACTGCCtcagaaacttttttatcagtcGTCTTGTATTAATACACAGTcttgatataatttaaatcGTGGTATGTAACTTATGCTGCAAGAGGTGCCACAAATAGAAATTacacataaataaatactaaactgataaaaaatttaacttgactcaagagcaataattttgaaccaagaacaccattttgaagaaaaagaattTCTTAAGTCAAGGAGAGAAATTCTCGAGTTAAGATATaattcttaattcaagaaaattttcttgatttaagaatttttcttcttgactcaagagtataatttttttcaaaatggtgttcttggttcaagattcttgatcttgagtcaagttaaattttttatccgcGTATGAATGAACGAATCTCCAAAAGATTTTGTTGCGTTTCAAGATCTAACTTGAAAATGTctcgaaaaatatatattttcagcgAATAAATTGCTTTTGACATCTATCGTGCATGGTACAATACACCTGGtttgtaaaatttgatttcaTCGGCACTAAAAATGCGACTAAAAAttgcttaacaaataaatgtgaataaagacagaaaaaatacatattagcggcaatattattaagaatGTATTCGATACATCACATTTTTAACCTTACTGTACTTGTTAatctttttgataaaatttttgaaacatttATAGATGAAATAAATGACTATAACACATGAAACTTCATAGCAAAACTCAAAAACTATGATAATAACTATATACACAACTTAAACtacaaataacttttaaataattaattttatcgaaaaattataagaaaaattttttgtaaagcaTTCAATTCTCCATTAGAATATGCATCGATCATAGTCGTagtggtatttttttttttttaagaaaaaaattaattccaaaaaattccaaattcccatgttatttaaatgggaaatgtaaCTCGATTCGGGCACGGTTtaatttggtaattaagagcttatttatgtaagatattttttttagatcaagaactaaaaatcCAGGGGGCAGCagtgagaaaaaaatcaacttgggAAATAACGGATACCCTAGTATGAATGTATAtgaccctcttataacttttaactGTCTTGACCAATTTCATGGCGGTTGACGCCATTCAAaagagcttgaccaaacttagattttgaatacaatttggaccgattcgaaccagtaggttttgagaaatcgcaaaaaaattaccaaaaaaaattttttgaaatgtgtttttttggaattccTTTTAAATGActtcaccgatcaattccaaaatctaatcagctctcaagatcaaaaaaccacgtcgaccACTGCAaacccggtcaaaatcggttgattcattcttgagttatcgttgtcgaaagaaaaccgaaaaaagtgtttttttcgaattacttcaaaattcctggctcgatcgattaaaacttgaaaattcttaGTAGGGCTTTgaaaattgcgtcgaatgccgccaacggcttgaaaatcggttgattcatgtaaaagttattgcagtttgaaaattcaaaaaattatagtttattaaactgctattagaattttaagctcgaagagctcaagaagacacaaaaatcatatttttgagctcgaagagctcaaaaacgtaatgtgtgattttgagcgcttaagtacaaaatgggcgggaagttgcagggacggcctgtagggtcaaccgttgtcctaattttttttttcagtatactGAACGGAAgcatgtaaaaaattgaattgaaaataattttcttccaataatcaaaataacaaaaagaTTCTTATTCGAAAAGCTACACGGATATTTTATCAGCATTTTTCGGTTCTAGAGACCGAGACAAGAATTTCAGTGACACccttaattgaatttatacatCGCCTAGCGGTGACCAAGAATACGGGAACCACCTCGTTACAAAGTTATCAAAAGAAAATCCGtttaaaaaacacttaaaaaattgcgatGATGGATTTCTTTATACAATGTTGAAGAGTTAAATATtgacaacatttttttttaccaccccgaataatatttatatctttaagaacgAAAAAAGTCAAGTAGTTGGGCCAATATAGTGAATTATAGCtgtataaaagttttgttaacgtgttttttgtgtattttttccAGATCTTGAATATTCTGTGCGTGCAGATGGAATATCTGAAGCATCTACTGTGATTATTGGTGATGGTGAATCATTATACCGTGAAAATAATGAAAGCAGTGGTGTCTCTGAGAACGATTGGTCCTGTTCATCATCAGTAAATTTGATTGGGACAAAAAAATCTATACAATCATTAGGATCAAATATCACCGAGAAACATAAGTCAGCTTTGCTTGAACCTTCAAAAACTAACTTGGATATGGTAgtaagtttgaaaattaaagatttttatgtttcttaaATTGTTCAGCTATtactaatataaataatgctgtgaagcgggaaagaataggagttacggtaattattacgtgaagagttccacattcacgtaacaggatattggtaggaaaggattgagaaaggaatgtggagaggatcatcttaatgtgagtttatagaatatgcgagaaaaaattattagatagctcggactgagattcgaacccagaaccttccgaagatatgtcggctactctaccattcgagctatccggtctatactaaatttcctttcgcttatccacagattcggtagaatctggcgccaagttccgttcaaatccgttgtaaacggagcgccagactaccgactatgtttactgtaagcagaacggtttttttgtggttgcgaaattttatttaattctacggtactttttttacccaatttgtttatcataacagtaattcataatttatttcaccgtattaattaattatattcacttataacaatttatttacttgaaattattaaattttatcagcacatactatagctcgctcacaaatttcgatcctgacttttttttgatggagaaaggtcagcgccacagactagataaattaaaaatgtgtagtaatcctcctatagatacgcaactacagttaaaaaaagtaattcacagcttacatttacggccaccagggtgcactggaattatatctacataaactgtagcttcaaggggatagttggcagtaaaaaatgctgccaacgcgagaattaagttggtaccaattgtaaattttcattataattacaaaaaatactaaaatccgaacaaaaacagttccactgtaaaaaaatctcgccaagtccacgttcaaaagactattaggaaaaaaaatttttttttttctttataaaaagatacaaaataaaaaaattaaaaaatccaagtaaccgatatgattgtttatgattttcggaaatttaaaaaaattgaagcaCACtgtgacgcacaccaagtacgttctaaaattttttttttaatttttaaatttacaataagattttttttaatttccaaaaatcataaacaatcatatcggttacttggattttttaattttttaattttgtatctttttgtaaagaaaaaaaaatttttttttcctaatagtcttatgaacgtgtgacttggcgcgattttttcacagtgaaactgtttttgtttggATTCTATATagattaagccacaccgttcatcttacgataagcatttttacaaatataaataatgctgtgaagtgAGAaggaataggagttacggtaattattctAGTAGCCGACATGAATCCCTACTAATAATTCTAGAATTAATAATTCGTGGACTTCAtctattaatattcaattttcttctacgtaaaaattaagactattgataaataaatcaaaaatagataaaacaattttgaCGTTGAAAAGGTGATTTCACGGTTACGTGCATTAATATccccggacaaaatatccccgcgACAAAATATTcccggacaaaatatccccgaaCAAAATATCTCCGTGACAAAATATCATCAGATACAATATCACTGCAATCGGATATTAATAAACGAAATATCATGAGAATTACACCGGcacgcaaaaaaaaagttgtcagtTCTTTTGACGGGACCCGTATATTTTTATGTCTTCGACccgctgaatccgaatttAAGGTCAGATTGACCCGTACACCgtcaaattttcgaaaaaactttgaaaaaccgaaaaaaatgacgaaaatCGACAGTTTAGgcgatttaaaataatttaaaaatttttaacttcccgctaagaaaatcgaagattttcaaaaatcgtgatgttattgtttttatcccgttttgcaaaaatcaagttttcatcagatctcgacgtttaaaggtcacaggaagcttccctggctattcccgcgagggtgtcactatgtttgtatgtatgtatgtatgtatgtattagGGTGTCCGTTATTTACCAAGTTGGCTTAATCCACTTGGGTATCGTCAAAATCATTTGTTTTCGACCCAAAAAcaactttaaaaaaagaaataatttttttcgatgcCATTTAACCCTGCCTAAATCACGATactttttccatttaaataacatgggaatttttctttttttggaaattatttttttactcgcTCATTATACtcaataattcattaaatatcgTTGATTCTGCTTCCGGTATGGTCactttagattaaaaaattctcagataggggtcaaaaattttttttaaacgtttTAAGTAggtccaaaattattttcatcatatttttcaataattttgtttaagtTACTTACCATTCCATATTTAACGCTAAATTGGTTGTCAAGCATTCACAGCAATTTTTTTGAGGTCTCatgaaaatgataaaacacaaataatcatttatttcaagTAGTAAcagttttaattatcaaataagtaaaaatagtTTGAtggcttttttttataaataatcaaataattcatAGTGTTCCTTTGACTTATACTTAAATCATCATTCTGTTTAAATAGttctaattataatattataatatatattttatatataatatattatatatttttatataaagcaaatataattaaaataatcattaagttttcattttttttgtcaggCATTCTTTCGTTGCGTTCggaaattcatttttgtacTCCTTTATTACGTGGAGAAGATACTGCTTTTGACTCTCATCCTTAGCAAGAACATTGACGTAGTCCTGAGTCAATTGTACAGCTCGTTCGGCTATATCGTTAactactttaatatttttaacaatttccaATCCTTTTAGGTAATTGTCATTTTCATACCAGGTTTCTACTTCTGTTTCCAAAA
This genomic interval from Cotesia glomerata isolate CgM1 linkage group LG1, MPM_Cglom_v2.3, whole genome shotgun sequence contains the following:
- the LOC123259951 gene encoding ATP-dependent DNA helicase PIF1-like, whose amino-acid sequence is MAPRYALELVNRTLCDICNDNRPFGGKIIVLGGDFRQLLPIKLNATRTETINLSIKFSKLWKHFKISSLTQNMRTLPEEVEFAEFVLSIGNGSINNEDDYVTLPQKCVASKDADIVADVYADAISNRQYDNFTMLAILSPRNIDVDLINDRVVNLLDAESEKIYNSVDSTENCDNGVINESILVEYLNSINPPNFPPHNLKLRLYSVIMLVRNLSINEGLCNGTRLMVIELGTTLLKCKILTGDKVGDIVFINRITLYYDHAGAFTFKRRQFPVKLAFAMTINKAQGQTFNKIGIDLQKDVFNHGQLYVAMSRVKSWDSLKIYLNNDRSNDLKHMQLKENISNLEYSVRADGISEASTVIIGDGESLYRENNESSGVSENDWSCSSSVNLIGTKKSIQSLGSNITEKHKSALLEPSKTNLDMVVSLKIKDFYVS